TGAAATCAGTGAACAATCAGCCAATCTTGAACAATCAGTAGTTTTATTAGGGGACCAAATTGTTAGTCTCCAAAGGTGATTACAGTTAAAATGTGATTGGAACCGTACTAGTTTATATGTCACCCCTGTACCTTATAATGAAACAGCTTTGCTATCTTCTCTGTCATGAAcctgaagcaaaacaaaaaaggggggaaatgtagCTGGACATGTGGAATGAGAAGTTAACTAGAAGAGGACGTTCTGCCAAGAAAAGACGGGAGCCTGCAAGCGGGCCACGTCAGAACAAAGTCTTGCAAACAAGACTTACTGTTCAGAGGCAGAACTTTCCATGAGGTGATAAATAGTCCATAAGGGCATGGAAAGTTCAAGGGAGGGTGCACTGCTGCAGGTGGAAAGAGTCTTTGTATAACATAGGAAATTAATAGTGTAATGTATAACTTAGCTCAGATGATCTCACAAGCATGCCTGTTAATCATTGTCACTTGCTGTACTCCATTGTTATTTGCTGTGCTCCCTAAATAAAAGCCATGAGGGCTTTGGGGGCCTTTGCTACTTACCTGACTAGCAATAGCCCTCTGCTTCTCTAAACTCAATCCTGCACGCCAAGCTCATCTCAGCGTTACCGTTCACAAAGAACATCAATGGTGCATCACAGGAGAAACATGACTTTATCAATGACAGGGTAGACCCAGAGGCAGTCTTGCCTTGGTGAAGGATTCTGGGGGCGGTTTTCATGCCTGGACTCTTTTATGTTCATAACTAGGAAGCCATTTtgttcaacaacaaaaatgttttcttaccATTGCCCACTCCTCTCCCAATTCGACTTCTTCTTGCTTAATGTTGACACCTTGCGTATGACTCAGTTTTAATAGTGATCATTCTACTCGGATTCCCAGCCCATGGATAACCTTATCCTCTTTCAGCTTTGCACCTCTGCCTCTATCACATGTCTCGCTTTACTGCACTCCAATGCTGTTGCATGCCTGCAGAGCTTAAAGTGCACACGTATTATATGGACGCTGAACAGCACGTTCTTTACTATGATTGATATTTTATGGGTTTGAGCACATTGAAATTATTTTACACAGACTCATATCGCCAGCATGAAAGGTCCTAAAGGAAGCCATTTGTGGAGTAATAATGagcagaccctgcctctcttctTTTTGTGCCAGCTTATGCTTCTGTCCTCCGTTGCTGAGATTTTCCTCATCCAGGGACCTTTTGGGCCATGTTATATATAACAGCCATTTCCTGAGAGTCTCACTGACTTGTCTTGAAAATCATTGTATGGACTCATGTCCAGTTTGTGACATAAACAATTCTGGTGAAGATATTCTGTTTTTATCAGGTCAACATGCACTTTTGCTACGTTTCTTTTCTTCAGGTTGCTGCTGTGGTGCAGAGAATGTGGAGGCAACGACTGAACAGAAGGTTTCTGTAAGATTGTCACAGGCAAGGAATCCCAAGGTAGCCTTGTCATCCCACAAGAGCCACCCCTGTGAGAGTTGTGGGGTGGTCTTGGGAAACATTTTCCACATGATGGAGCAGCAGGGAACCCAACACCCACAGATACTGTTGAGGTGTGGGGCGTGTgcaaaacaattttatttccGTGCAAAATTTCACCAGCAGCATGTGAAAGAGAAGTCTTTCACTAGAGGTGTGGACAAGATCTCACTTGCAAACAGCTGCAATTTCAATGTGTCCCAGAATCGTTTCACATGCGGGGAGGTTGGGCAGGGTGTCCTTACGGGGTCAGGACATGTCCACCTAAAGGCTACTCAGACCAAGGACAGCCCAACCGCAATTTCAATGTGTGGGATTTCATTTCAAAGGAGAAGAAATTATTACAGTAGAAAAGAATGTAAGAGAGACATTAGTTGCACCCACACGTTTATTCAGGTAAAAGGTGTCCATCTTGGAAGTGGGTGTTGTGTGTGCTCTGAATGTGGAATATATTTCACCAAATATTCTAGCTTTCATTATCAACAGAGtggtcacactggagaaaagccttataaatgcagtgagtGTGGGAAAGCTTTTATCGCTAAGGCTGACGTTCAtcaacatcagagagttcatacaggagaaaagcctcatAAATGCAGTGagtgtggaaaatcttttaccactaCTAGTGACCTTCATTGTCATCAGCgtattcacactggagaaaagccttatcaatgcagtgaGTGTGGAAAATCTTTTGCCCGGAGCAATGCACTTcgttatcatcagagagttcatacgggagaaaagccttataaatgcagtgaatgtgggaagtgttTTAAAAGTATCAGTGGTCTccaatatcatcagagagttcacactggagaaaagccttatcaatgcagtgaatgtgggaaatcttttacctctAAGAACATCCTTCAtcaacatcagagagttcacactggagaaaagccttataaatgcagtgaatgtgggataTCTTTTACCCAGAGCTCTGCCCTCTCTCATCATCAGAGacttcatacaggagaaaagccttataaatgcaatgaatgtggaaaatcttttacctCTAAGACCCACCTTCAtcatcatcagagagttcatacaggagaaaagccttataaatgttgtgaatgtgggaaatcttatAAAGGCAGAAGTGGTCTCCTATATCATCAAAGAGTTCACAATGGAGAAATCCCTAATGAGTGCAGTTAATATGAGGAATCTCTCAGCCAAATTTCTAAATTCGTTCTCCGCATGAAATTACAAATGTGAGAAATTTCTTATTTGTGTAGGAAATGTAGTTTCTTATTTAGGACTTAAAAATACTACAAGAAAATTTGTGAATCCtcatttttctgaattgtatCTCATACATTTAATCACCTATATTCTGTAAAGTTCCCATAAGTGTTTTTGCTGTtgtgtttctgtgtttttatgtTGGAACACTATGTAATTATGTTGCACGTTCTAACATACAGAGATGTCCTGCCAGATCTATGTCACTGCATATTTCTGTTGCTGAAGGTATTTCACTTCAACCACCTATAAGGTCTCTACAGATGGCAT
This is a stretch of genomic DNA from Myotis daubentonii chromosome 15, mMyoDau2.1, whole genome shotgun sequence. It encodes these proteins:
- the LOC132216114 gene encoding zinc finger protein 211-like isoform X1 — translated: MVGASSGAHSSHVGLKLGVTARTHARAGPGTAIPAAASTPARLSPQRAMAAPPLRRRAEVGVTFEDIALYFSREEWSLLDEGQRQLYLNVMLENFELISSLGCCCGAENVEATTEQKVSVRLSQARNPKVALSSHKSHPCESCGVVLGNIFHMMEQQGTQHPQILLRCGACAKQFYFRAKFHQQHVKEKSFTRGVDKISLANSCNFNVSQNRFTCGEVGQGVLTGSGHVHLKATQTKDSPTAISMCGISFQRRRNYYSRKECKRDISCTHTFIQVKGVHLGSGCCVCSECGIYFTKYSSFHYQQSGHTGEKPYKCSECGKAFIAKADVHQHQRVHTGEKPHKCSECGKSFTTTSDLHCHQRIHTGEKPYQCSECGKSFARSNALRYHQRVHTGEKPYKCSECGKCFKSISGLQYHQRVHTGEKPYQCSECGKSFTSKNILHQHQRVHTGEKPYKCSECGISFTQSSALSHHQRLHTGEKPYKCNECGKSFTSKTHLHHHQRVHTGEKPYKCCECGKSYKGRSGLLYHQRVHNGEIPNECS